The genomic window TGTATGACTCAACAACTGTCGGGTGTCAAACGAAACATTTTGGACCCAGGATTATTCGAAGTCGgagatgaaaaattttatttctgtcgataTTTGTGAAAGGGGCAAacaattttcatgtggctgttaaGTTTTTTGTTCGGAAATAATTGATTCACAAACATGTCTTGGATCCGATTCGCGATACTGGGTCAAAAACGTGTCGTTTGACGTCCGACGTTTTTTTACCTGTTTTTTTAGTCTCGCAGTCTTATAGAATGGCCAACCTCttcgttaaaatttaaaaattatttcacttggCGATTGGCTGAACTCGCCGTTCATAAAATACAATTTCTGTCAGTGTCATCTTTGCTGTGAGTCAACTGATATTTTTTAGGGAGAACTTTACagtgtagctctgcaggttagccactaatTATGAAAGTGTTTTTGTCGTTATACCAGGGGTCGCCTTGGGGCAGtcccgcctatacacattatgTGCCCTTTTAGTATTGACATAGATGTGTAGACTTTGgatgtacactttttctcaacatgccttgagaaatatccactgtaggggcatgataatagggccatacTAGAACAACAAGATTTTTcgtgtatttgttttttttgtctaggggtcaagctgccagaAAGATAAGTCACTAACCAaagtatgagtcattatccactatttttcaataaaattgcatgttttactgtattctcaatcggtATGAATACACATAAATCGCGCTAAGGCATATTATTATTCTCTCAGATGACCAttacgttttcatcctaaaggaaatttccaacccaaaaaaccacaatttcgccgaattaatggtgacttataaccataaagccataaccagataaatcagctgatcgaacctaccttatggaaaggaatgtaatcgattaatggtgccataccataacgctaacgccatagccaatcaattggtttttggtttctcgccatatccataacctaaaaatatttcagttggtgaatttaatagggggactcatgtaaccgtataaatgccttataaagtgtgtaaacgtataaatttatctagtttacgcacgagctgtcaaattttgtatgaaaaatcatttacacaatagggggactcatgtaaccgtataaatgccttataaagtgtgtaaacgtataaatttatctagtttacgcacgagctgtcaaattttgtatgaaaaatcatttacacaatttgtataaatttacgcgcacatttcattgtgtaaacgcggtaaactcaaaggaatgcaaccttgcagacattacagacggcattttcatcaaaaatctccaacatcagcaagtaaaggcgttttagttttgatttttcacttagtcttggctttttttaatttgtataacaatcaaaaaatgttgttcggcaataatacagctgataaacaatcaagtttatcaagagtattactaggtgcgttcatataacagcgtgtgtaaatggatataattttataccttataagtttatatgctatcatgagtccccctaatttgtataaatttacgcgcacatttcattgtgtaaacgcggtaaactcaaaggaatgcaaccttgcagacattacagacggcattttcatcaaaaatctccaacatcaacaagtaaaggcgttttaattttgatttttcacttaatcttggtattttttaatttggataacaatcaaaaaaatttttttggaaataatacagctgaaaaacaatcaagtttatcaagagtattactaggtgcgttcatataaccgcgtgtgtaaatggatgtaattttacaccttataagtttatatgctatcatgagtccccctaataactttttttttagattttcttcattgttttggatacgttatgactaagatacttattttttgtggaatatgtttgtaattttttgcgctttcatcatttttatgaaattttcacgatttttaggttaaggcaccattaatcgatcacattgagatggttatggatatgtgtatggttacgactatggcgttagggttaaggaagtttaatttggcttttaaacagtaacggtatgggaacgcttctggcaaaacaacaaacattatgaaactttaaaaatccccaaatacgtgaACAAATTTTGAGTGGAAATACCTTCTTTTTAGTATCATGGTTAGCacaacgggaaaatctgggtgcCATCGTtatttcggttgaaaacggtcaattgtGGTTCTGTGaagggacgtaaaagattgaagcagtgtttatgtagtcacaaaagtgtttcTCGTGttacacagcattttaattttttttcatgtcgaaaattgttcagttcagagattgattttcattgaaaatttaatttattatatgaGGTTACTCCTCtaagtgtaaaaagcatagaaaacgtagagtttttcgaATTATTGTGAAGGACTTTTTAAACAgaacaacaaagtatatcggtaaaatattttctttgatttctgaatttctgtacccaagttcattttATTTGTGTAACACAATAATCTGGTCAgagcatttttaaatgaaaaaaataatggtACACGTgcggcgctttatattttgttaagtttctctagacttttttactctaatttaaataaattttgctttccgtgtgtttccgcattgttggaggCTAAAAGTCTTGTATTATTTATATATCCGTGGAAATATACGCAACTATTTTATCTGTAAAtagtacaaagttttattaaactatcaaatgcaactcagcttaaagtagtcttatgtaccaaaaatgcaactctagacttGAGGTTTGcatcacacctaccttatggaaatcaatgtaaccgagttagcgttatggtccctgcaaaaaacgctctcgtcattccacgtcatttgactagtcattttacagtcataggttatattcatagtcacatttgcatgggagtgagtaagttttatgaccaactTTTTTTGTAggggtatggcaccattaatcgattacattgacttCCATAAggtagcgttatggtatggcaccattaatcgattacattgatttccataaggtaggttcgatcagctgttttatctagttatggctttatggttatgtcaccattaattcgccctttagttGGTGACCATTACCACGTGAAAAATATCAAACGAAACGAAACAATATATGCCAATTCCATAGACGAGTATACATATCCTTTGATTTCATCACGAAATTTAATTACTCGTTAAATAAAATTGCTTTGTTGAAAGTGTGCCAGACCCAGTACCGTACAGCGGAAAATAGAATCCagtgattaattaattaaaaagaaaaaagtacgCAATATGGCATTACGCGTACAATTTGAGAACAACGATGATATCGGTGTTTTCAGCAAATTAACAAATGCCTACTGTTTAGTAGCAATTGGTGGCTCCGAGGCATTCTACAGTGTTTACGAATCGGAATTGGCTGATACAATACCAGTTGTACATGCCAGCATTGGCGGTTGCCGCATCATTGGCCGTCTCACAGTGGGCAATCGGAATGGATTGCTTGTACCACATTCCACCACCGATGTTGAATTACAGCATTTGCGGAACACATTACCGGATGAAGTAAAAATTCAACGCGTCGAAGAACGTCTTTCGGCTTTGGGAAATGTGGTCGCCTGCAATGATTATGTAGCTTTAGTACATCCCGATTTAGATAAGGAAACAGAGGAAATCATAGGTGATGTGCTGAAGGTGGAGGTATATAGGCAAACTATAGCCGAAAATCCATTAGTGGGCTCATATGCAATACTAAGTAATCAGGGTGGTATGGTACATCCGAAAACCAGTATACAAGATCAAAATGAATTATCATCGCTGCTGCAAGTGCCATTAGTAGCTGGTACAGTGAATCGTGGTAGTGATGTGTTAGCGGCAGGTATGGTAGTAAACGACTGGATCTCATTTGTTGGCATGAGTTCAACGGCCACAGAGATGTCAGTAATTGAGAGCGTATTCAAATTGAATCATGCCGAACCAACCACCGTCACAACAAAGTTGCGTGCTGCACTTATTGAAGAGATGTCTTAAGAGGTATTCTATATACAAGCGCTTATTTTCTGTGGAGCTAACTCATCGAAATTAGAATGATATGTAAAAgagttttgtaataaaaataaatgtaacataattaatttaatattagTACTTTCTACATATCGCACACGTACATCAATAGTGaactaactcaaaaattttaaatttcgaagtTATGATACCTCCGGGCTTCCCAATTCAATACCTATCAACCTTTATATTCGATTTACTAATACCTCCACTTCATAGGCGTATATGGAGGAGGCAGTCATTTTCCTGCGTGCTCTGAACATTACGagtttttgagttgatcgctgttttaATCGACGCGTGCGATATATATGCTTTTTATAATGTATATGCTGTGGCCTTATCGCTTCAAGGCTTGGGTGAAGCTACCGAGTTTAAGCTTTTCAATACAGAAGTGAGCTAAGGATGAGCTCTTTGAACAAACACGCTCGCAATACGGAGGGAGCATTTGGTAACGTTTCACAAGCCCGACTATTTAAGAATTTTGAAGCGGACGCTTTTTTTCTGTCGAGAGAAATTAGCAAAACATATGTGCAAAGTTTGTTCCCAGCTGGTTTGGGGGTTAGAATATTCCCGCGGAAGGTAGGTCTATCGTaaaggcgattaaaataccagattcaaggggttgtgtagcgcagccctttcaggtttccagcgcaatatatagcttctccaaacccaattgtcaatctcacctatcggttgcgaatcctgtttcattaacagccgaagctaTGGCGCCccaactcctcatggatctagggggtgggagagcggGATTCCCTAGAAGGTTGTTtccgttgttgtagcgataaggttgctccccgaaggcgttggggagtgttatcaatgtaatggtcctttgccgaatacagatccggtacgctccggtaccacagcaccattaaggtgctagcccgaccatttcggggacgatttatgtggccacattaaaccttcaggccattccctccctccccaccatgaggagattggggtcgccagagcctcgtctgttagtgaaacaggattcgccgcggataggtgaggttgacaattgggtttggagaagctatatattgcgatggcaacctgaagggttgcgctacacagccccttgaatctggtattttagtcgcctcttacgacaggcatacctaccgcgggaatattctgaccccctaacccgctggggttgtttttgttgttgttgttggtattgttgttgttgtagcagtgcttcgccctacctaataggtgtattataaacgcgagaccgcctccatttccgctctcgcgatcttttctgtggacattatacccagagcaggactgcaatgcagatcgtgctgtgagtttagtctcttgaatcgcagcaatgcggatgttgtgccgcttcatgaaattgactatctccgtaatcttcccagttagtccattacagtttaactgcagaattctgaagtgcatgaggggagacgtcgccactctgggggtaagtgacgggtgactacgcctgggttcaggaaggccaggacgcaattgctgttgtggccctgggactgggcgtccttgggcaagcattggggtacccagatgatttgggtttgcgacctggcaacatggcgcgatgaaacccgccgaggggttgccgtcgcggagaccagaacatctaggaaagtggcaccacccgaggcaggagctgcattgggcggatgtcgcaaacatatatattctgtgctggcaaacggtgcaaacggaggtagggactaagagtctgtttccctgacctacacgattgctgccggaaaagagggggggagaagacgggggcaggggctgttgctcagcattgcttccgactctactacgaagattgtagttatgagtggtagcagctgtttgagttgttggcgccgtaaggcgcgagcagcagcgggtacttgttgtggcttgctgagcagcggggctgctggaaggtaatggggggggcgcttagacgtagactacgggacgcccttgggcgtgaacagcaaggagccacaaaaaatttataaaagttacgtggacgtcgggttttggaatcaagcccagaacaacctgtccgatgcaaccatcccttacacgagacacactgaacagagtatgaccgtcctaaaaagattcttttccggcagatgcagcaaaaccatttctcaggaccgaggtcaggagacggacccggattggattcgataccttcccggtctcgcgtttataatacaccactctgtgcaatatcacatatttgatcctggcatcgaccgcagggacaacgtcttagaacgtcaaggcctatctgtccggtcaggcgatgcaaacctagaaatcatcaacatctacatcccccctgccacctgttgccccggtggataccaccctaatattagagccttactcactggaaacaatcgcattattttaggcgacttcaatgcccatcatgatctatggcattcaaatttgcgggcggacagtaggggcgagatgttggcggatcaaatagaagaaacgacgttctgcacaataaacggagacgcccccacacgtatggtaggaagctgtcacagttcgccagatatctcaatcgtgagcgcagaactcgtaaactgcgtcaactggcagccgatggtatcattggcatccgaccacctgcctatacttgtttcgctcgagcgtaccgccgacttcatcgtcaccgaaaaacgcactttcataaactttaaaaaaggaaagtggggagaatataaatcctttacagacaacctctttgctgccctccctatcccgactgatgcccgccaaggggagcgtgcctttcgcaaggtcattgaatccgcctcggcacgtttcattcccgccgggagaattcccgaaatccggccccacttcccggcggaggccgcaaacttagcgagtgaacgggaccttataaggcagcttgatccaggcgacccccaaataagggatataaaccaacgcatcagattgcttgtggatgaacacaagcgggcgaaatgggaggagcacctaagaggttgtaacctctctaccggtgtgggtaaactttggtccaccgtaaagtccctatcgaatccgactaagcacaaagacaaagtttccatcgcctttggcgacaaagtgctgtcggatgcgaaaaaatgcgcgagcgctttctgccgacaatatataatgcattccacggtcgacaaagttagacggagggccaacagacacgcacataaacacaaattcagcgcgtcaccaatcaccatcaccgctaaagaggttgaggacgccattggtcgcgctaaaccatccaaagcagtgggcccagacggcatagccatgccgatgcttaaaagcctagggaaagagggtttcaaatatttagcgcaggtcttcaacctgtctctttccacctttgtcatacccgagaaatggagaatggccaaggtggtcccgctactaaagcctggtaaaccagctaacataggagagtcgtatcgtccgatatctctcctatcgccagtagcaaagacgctcgaagccattttgctcccttatttccaagcaaatttgcaactagcctcccatcagcatggcttcagaaaactccatagcactacctccgcgctaaatgccattagtacccagataaattgcggtttaaatcaaaacccccaccatagaacagtactcgtagcgctagacctatcaaaagcttttgatacggtcaaccacggctcgttactgcaagacctggaagggtctacccttcccccatgtcttaaaaggtggaccgcaaattatctgggtggtcggcaggcatcggtgctatttagaaacgaaacatcaaagccaaggagaattaaacaaggggtgccacagggtggtgtcctatccccacttttgtttaatttctacatatctaaactaccttcaccaccggaaggagtcacaatcgtttcctacgccgatgactgcacagtaatggccacaggcccaggcccacagatcgatgagctatgcaataaaataaacggctacctccctgatctctccagttttttcgcctcgcgaaacctggcattatcaccgactaaatcttccgcgaccttatttacaacatggacgtcccaaatgtcgaccattttgaacatccacgtcgatggctctacgctaccgactgtcctacaccccaaaatcttgggtgtgacgtttgatcaggatctacattttggtgagcacgcagccgcaattgttccgagaattcagagccgtaacaaaatcctcaaatcccttgctggcagtacctggggaaaagataaagaaacgctcatgactacatacaaagcaattagccagccgattacgtgctacgcgtcacccatatggtcgccaagcctaaaaattacccactggaagaagctacaggcctgccaaaatactgctctcagaattgcaacgggctgtcttcttatgtccccagaacaccatctacataatgaggcgagaatactccccatcagggaaagaaacgagatgctgaccaaacagttcctgttgaatacccagaaacctgggcatcccaacagacatctgattgacgagccagcaccgcctaggggcttaaggagtcatctccgtaagcattttgaggaaatacggcatctgagaacacagccgtatgaagcgaaaaaacacaagcaggtccttggtgtactccacatacaggcgtcggacctttatgccgggaattgcccggtgaacccagtactcaaagtaaagtatccaaaacttgcggaagaggaacgcatactccccagggaaacgcgtgtcactctggctcaacttcgttctggatactgtaacaggttaaactcttacatatccagaatcaaccccgacatacaaaatgtatgccccgcttgcaatgtgtccccacatgacaccaaccatctctttaattgtaatgtggaaccaacgcctctaacacccctttccctatggtccacccctgttgaaacagcaagtttccttggactcccgttagaggatattgatgacagtttgtgatcggtcgcgtctgttaggtggggcgaagcactgctacaacaacaacaacaacaacaacctaataggtgcgaccgatcacaaattggcatcctcaatatcctctaacgggagtccaaggaaacttgccgtttcaacaggggtggaccataaggaaaggggtgttagaggcgttggttccacattacaattaaagagatggttggtgtcatgtggggacacattgcaagcggggcatacattttgtatgtcggggttgattctggataggtaagagtttaacctgttacagtatccagatcgaggttgagctagagtgactcgcgtttccctggggagtgtgcgttcctcttccgcaagttttgggtactgttctttgagtagtggattcaccgggcaatttctggcataaaggtccgacgcctgtttgtggagttcactgaggacctgattgtgttttttgcttgttgttgttgtagcaatgctcgccccacctaatagccgcgaccgatcacaaattgtcatcaatatcctctaacggaagtccaaggaaacttcctgTTTCAACTGGGGTGACCATAATgaaatgggtgttagaggcgttggttccacattacaattaaagaggtggttggtgtcatgaggggacacattgcaagcggggcatacattttgtatgtcggggttgattctggataggtaagagtttaacctgttacagtatccagatcgaggttgagctagagtgactcgcgtttccctggggagtgtgcgttcctcttccgcaagttttgggtactgttctttgagtagtggattcaccgggcaattcctggcataaaggtccgacgcctgtttgtggagttcactgaggacctgattgtgttttttgcttgttgttgttgtagcaatgctcgccccacctaatagccgcgaccgatcacaaattgtcatcaatatcctctaacgggagtccaaggaaacttgccgtttcaacaggggtggaccataaggaaaggggtgttagaggcgttggttccacattacaattaaagagatggttggtgtcatgtggggacacattgcaagcggggcatacattttgtatgtcggggttgattctggataggtaagagtttaatctgttacagtatccagaacgaagttgagcaagagtgacacgcgtttccctggggagtatgcgttcctcttccgcgagttctggatatttttcttcaagtattggattcaccgggcaattgccgacataaaggtccgacgcctgtctatggagttcaccaaggacctgcatgtgttttttcgcttcatacggctgggttcgtcaatcagatgtctgttgggatgcccaggtttctgggtattcaacagaaactgtttggtcagcatctcatttctctccctgatggggagtattctcgcctcattatgcagatggtgttctggggacataagaagacagcccgtggcgattctgagagcagcattttggcaggcctgtagtttcttccagtgggtagtttttaggcttggcgaccatatgggtgacgcgtagcacgtaatcggctggctaattgctttgtatgtggttatgagcgtttctttatcttttccccaggtactgccagcaagggatttgaggattttattacggctctgaattctcggaacaattgcggttgcgtgcgcaccaaaatgtagatcctgatcaaacgtcacacccaagattttggggtgtaggacagtcggtagcgtagtgccatcgacgtggatgttcaatatggtcgacatttggggcgccCATGTTGTacataaggtcgcggaagatttagtcggtgacaatgccaggtttcgcgaggcgaaaaaactggagagatcagggagatagccgtttattttattgcatagctcatcgatctctgggcctgggcctgtggccattattgtgcagtcatcggcgtaggaaacgattgtgactccttccggtggtgaaggtagcttagatatgtagaaattgaacaaaagtggggataggacaccaccctgtggcaccacctgtttaattctccttggttttgatgtttcgtttctgaattgcaccgatgcctgccgaccacccagataatttgcggtccaccttttaagacatgggggaagggtagacccttccaggtcttgcagtaacgagccatggttgaccgtatcaaccgtattttgataggtctagcgctacgagtactgttctatggtgggggtattgattcaaaccgcaatttatctgggtgctaatgacatttagcgcggaggtagtgctatggagttttctgaagccatgctgatgaggggctagctgcaaatgtgcttggaaataagggagcaaaatggcttcaagcgtctttgccactggcgataggagagatatcggacgatatgactcacctatgttagctggtttcccaggctttagtagcgggaccaccttggccattttccatttctcgggtatgacaaaggtggaaagagacaggttgaagacatgctctaaatatttgaaaccctctttccctaggtttttatgcatcggcatggctatgccgtctgggctcactgctttggatggtttagcgcgaccaatggcgtcctcaacctctctagcggtgatggtgactggtgacgcgctgaatttgtgtttatgtgcgtgtctattggctctccgtctatctttgtcagccgtaggatgcattatatattgtcggcagaaagcgctcgcgcattttttcgcatccgacagcaccttatcgccaaaggcgatggaaactttgtctttgtgcttagtcggattcgatagcgactttacggtggaccaaagtttacctacaccggtagagaggttacaacctcttaggtgctcttcctatttcgcccgcttgtgttcgtccccaagcaatctgatacgttggtttatatcccttatttgggggtcgcctggatcaagctgtcttataaggtcgcgttccctcgctaagttcgcggcctccgccgggaagtggggccggatttcgggaattctcccggcgggaatgaaatgtgccgaggcggattcaatgaccttacggaaggcacgctccccttggcgggcatcagtcgggatagggagggcagcaaagctgctgtctgttgcagatttttattcttcccactttccttttttgaagtttatgaaagtgcgtttttcggtgacgatgaagtgggcggtacgctcgaacgaaataagcaagcattggggtacccggatgatttgggtttgcgacctggcaacatggcgcgatgaaacccgtcgaggggttgccgtcgcggagaccagaacatctaggaaagtggcaccacccaaggcaggagctgcattgagcggatgtcgcaaacctatatattctgtgctggcagacggtgcaaacggaggtagggattaagagtctgtttccctgacctgcatgatTGCAGCCAGAAAAGacgggggagaagaagacgggggcaggggctgatgctcagcattgctaccagctctactacgaaggtagtagttatgagtggtatcaggtgttttagttgttggcgccgtggggcgcgagcagcagcgggtacttgttgtggcttgctgagcagcgaggctgctggaaggtagtggggggggggggggcgcttaggcgtagactacgggacgcccttgggtgtgagcagcaaggagccacaaaagatttataaaagttacgtggacgtcgggtttttggatcaagcccagaacaacctgtccgatgcaaccatcccttgcacgagacacactgaatagagtatgaccgtcctaaaaagattcttttctggcaaatgcagcaaaatctCAGGaccgggtcaggagacggacccgggttgggttcgataccttcccggagtaagagaatatgtagcagtcctgctgcaaggagctgctgggaggatgacaatttgtgggagggacgaaacaaattaaatggggtcacactgaaatgacagtccttggtcgggaaaaatcccgagtcgctccggtacatagaaccgactgccttgggaagcttcatacggctgaattctcaggtgccgtatttcctcataatacttacggagatgactccttaagcccctaggcggtgttggctcatcaataagatgtctgttgggatgtccagg from Eurosta solidaginis isolate ZX-2024a chromosome 3, ASM4086904v1, whole genome shotgun sequence includes these protein-coding regions:
- the eIF6 gene encoding eukaryotic translation initiation factor 6, whose translation is MALRVQFENNDDIGVFSKLTNAYCLVAIGGSEAFYSVYESELADTIPVVHASIGGCRIIGRLTVGNRNGLLVPHSTTDVELQHLRNTLPDEVKIQRVEERLSALGNVVACNDYVALVHPDLDKETEEIIGDVLKVEVYRQTIAENPLVGSYAILSNQGGMVHPKTSIQDQNELSSLLQVPLVAGTVNRGSDVLAAGMVVNDWISFVGMSSTATEMSVIESVFKLNHAEPTTVTTKLRAALIEEMS